The genomic interval CGGCTGAAGGAAGTAGGCGCGGATCGCCATGGCGGCGGCGATAGCAACAAAGAGAACTTCAACGTTCTCGCGTACCTTGGGGTGCTTTTTCGGCGGGGCCACATTTTCGCAGGCTTTGATGACTGCCGTTCCAGCAACTTCCATCAACTCCCCTTCCCCGCTTTTGCGGGCGGCGCGGGCGACCTGTTCGCCGGTACGCAACTGTTTCAGCAGTTTAGGGTCGGCAATGTCCTCATGCATATGCCGGACATGCTTAGCATAGTGCAGAACATCCTTGAGTTCTTTGCGCGCTTGGCGGGTTTTGAAAAAATTCATTTTATTCCTGCTTGGTTTTGAGTACGGCGATGAACGCTTCCTGCGGAATATTCACCTTACCAATGCTCTTCATTTTTTTCTTACCCTCTTTTTGGCGATCAAGCAGTTTGCGTTTACGGGAAATGTCGCCGCCGTAACATTTGGCCGTCACATCTTTGCGGTAAGCCTGAATGGTTTCGCGAGCGATAATCTTTCCGCCGAGCGCCGCCTGAATGGCAACAGAGAAAGCCTGTTTTGGAATCACATCTTTAAGCGATGCACACATTTGCCGTCCGCGAGGAACCGCCTTGGAACGATGAACGATGGACGAAAAAGCATCGACCGGTTCGCTGTGAATAAGGATATCCATTTTGACAAGGTCGGACAGACGGTAGTCGGCGTACTCATAATCCATGGATGCGTAACCTCGGCTGATGCTCTTGAGACGGTCGTAAAAATCAATCAGCACTTCATTAAGCGGCAGGTCGCAGGTGAGCATAACACGCGTCGCATCAATTGAGTCAGTATGCGTAATCTCGCCGCGTTTTTCCATCACCAGTTGCATCATGTCGCCAAGGCAGACTGTCGGCGTAATGATGGTGGCTTTAATAAACGGCTCTTCCATGGTTTCAATCACAGTCGGATCCGGCAGGTAAGTCGGGTTGTCGATTTCGATCACCTCGCCATTTTTCTTTTTGATGCGGTAAACGACATTCGGATAAGACGCAATGATGTCGAGGTCAAACTCACGGCGCAGGCGCTCCTGCACAATCTCCATGTGGAGCAGACCAAGAAACCCGCAGCGAAAGCCGAAGCCGAGCGCCACCGATGATTCAGACTGATAAGAAAATGCGGCGTCGTTTAAGCGCAGTTTATCCAGACCTTTACCAAGCTTTTCGTAGTCGCTGGTTTCGATCGGATAAATACCGGCGAACACCATCGGATGAATTTCCTTAAACCCCGGCAAGGCATCCGGGGCCGGATTGCGAGCGGTGGTCATGGTGTCGCCAATCTGAATTTCAGACGAGTCCTTGATATTGGCAATCACGTAACCGACGGTGCCTTCAGTCAGTTCCTTGCGGACTTCCGGATCCGGCGTGAAGACGCCGACCTCTTTAATTTCGTATTCGCGGCCGGTACTCATCATGCGCACTTTTTCGCCAGCTTTAAGGTGTCCGCTGAACAGACGCATATAAACAACCACACCGCGAAAAGCGTCATACTTGGAATCGAAAACCAGACCGCGTACCGCGCTGTCTTTTGACGGTCTGGGTGACGGGATGCGCTCCACCACGGCTTCAAGCAGTTCTGCGACGCCCTTCCCCGACTTTGCACTCACCTGCAGACAGTTCGTCGCATCAATAGCGAGAAGCTCCTCGATTTGACGCGCCACCAGTTCCGGTTGGGCATTGGGCAGTTCAACTTTATTCAGAACCGGCACAACGGTCAGATTGTGTTCAGCGGCCAGAAAAGCGTTCGAGACCGTTTGTGCTTCAACACCCTGTGCCGCATCAACGACCAGAATTGCGCCTTCACAGGCTTGCAGACTGCGAGAAACCTCGTAGGAAAAATCGACATGTCCGGGCGTGTCGATCAGGTTGAAGAGGTATTCTTTACCGTCTTTTGCGACGTATTTCATCGAAACCGGATGCGCCTTAATGGTGATGCCGCGTTCGCGCTCCAGATCCATCGCGTCAAGAACCTGCTCCTTCATCTTACGGGCTTCAATCGCTCCCGTCAGCTGCAGGATGCGATCGGCCAGTGTGGATTTTCCGTGGTCAATATGGGCGATGATGGAAAAATTTCGGATGCGGGAAAGATCAGTCATTTTAGATTTTCTATTGGAGATTTCAGATTTTTGAACAATAGGCCGCTTCGGCATTTGCGCGCATTTGCGCGACAGCTGTTTTCAGATCGGGTGCTTTAAAAAGTGATGTACCGGCCACAAACAGATTGGCACCGTGTGCCGCCGCCGGTTTTACGGTTTCAAGATCGATGCCGCCGTCGATGGAAATCAGCATGTCTGGGAAACGGCGGCGGATTTCAGCCACTTTACTTTCAGCCGCCGCGATATATTTCTGTCCGCCGAATCCGGGATTAACCGACATAATGAGTACTTCATCCACCAGTCCCTTTTCCAAGCAGTGGAAAATAGAATCTACCGCTGTCGGCGGATTTACCGTGATGCCGCTTTTGCAGCCGAGGCCGCGAATTTTATTGAGCGTATCGTCGATATCGCAGTCGGCTTCAATATGAATCAGAATGGTATCCGCTCCGGCTCCGGCAAACGCCTTGATATGGTTTTGCGGCTGAATCAGCATCAGATGCACATCCATGGGTAAATCCGTCACACGATCTGCCATGGTAACGACAGCTGGTCCCATACTGATATTGGGCACAAAAACGCCGTCCATGATATCCATGTGAATCTGGTCAGCCCCTGCCCTTTCGCACTGACGAATGGCAGTCTCCAGATTCCCCATATCGGCGGCCAGAATCGACGGCATAATTTCAATCTTCGGCATATTTTCCCCTGAAAAAATGTGAGGAGGGAAGCTACCGAACCCATTCCAAAAAAGCAAGAAGAGCGGGCTTTATTTGCCGATGCCGGATTGCGCTTGTCCGACTCGATACTTTCTGTCCCAATAATGCCACTGTGAACGATCAACTGATTAAAGGATATTTCAAGGGGCTTGACGTTGCTTTTACCTATGCGGTGACAACGAATGCGGTGAACGGAATTGTACTTCGGCACAATTGCGATCCCGCAGCCGCCCACATTCTGGGTCGGGCGGTCACCGGCGCGCTGCTGAGCGCGGCAATTCTGCCCGAAGGTCAGCGCATCAATGTCTGCTGGAAATATCGCGGTGTTCTGCGCACGATTATTGTCGATGCCGGGCAGGACGGTACGGTACGCGGATTCATTGCACCGCCGCAGTTGGATCTGGAAGAAGACAACATGGACAAATTGTACGGCGATCTTGGCGATTTGCAGGTGGTCACATCGCAAACCGGAAAGATTCTGAATTCAGGCACTGCGCCGGTTCCACTGCACGATGTCGCCAAAGATCTCGCCTATTATCACTGCATCAGCGATCAAGTCGAAACCGGACTCAACGTGATGATCGGGTTTAACGCTGATCCGGAAAATCCCGTTCGGTTTTGTCAGGGCTGGATGATTCAGGCGTTGCCGGAAACCGATGTAGAACGGTTCGACCGGCTTCGCCGCCGAATGGAGAGTCCGGCATTTCGCGAATTGCTTTCACGCGAGGCCGATTGTGAAGTACTGGCCTGCCTGCTTACCGCTGAAGAAGCCGATTTTTCCGGTCTGCACAGGAATGTCGGCCCGGCCCCGAAGTTTATCTGTCCGTGCAACCGCGATAAAATGGAGGCCGTTGTCCGCACCTTGCCAATTCCGGAACGGATGGAACTGGTACAGAAAAAAGAAGACGTAGTAATCCTCTGCCAGTTCTGCAACAAGCGCTATGAATTGACGATTGACGACTGCATCACCGCCTGGAATTTAAAATCGGACGCCGGCACACCATGAAACAGGAACACGCACCGCATGAATTCACAGAACTGCAGGTTCGCGCCGGTCTGCGAACTAACATTTTGGCCGCCAGCTTTGGCATGGTCTGGTTCATCATCATACAGGGGCTGCCGCTGATCATGCTGCTGGAAGCGCTCGGCGCGAGCGGTGTGATGATCGGTATGATTTCGATGCTAAATCAGATTGCCATGCTGATTCAGATACCGGCTTCGCTGCTGGCCGACAAATTAATTCACCGTAAGCGGTTCTGGTTTGTCACGGTCACACTGGCACGGCTGATCTGGCTGCTGCCCGCCGCCATGCTCCTGCTTTGGAAAGGCAGTTATCATGTGATTATTGTCTGCACATTGGCGATTGTCGGATTAAGCGCCATGCTCATTCAGAGTAGCGCGTCGTCATGGTGGAGCTGGATGGCCGACCTGATTCCCGGTCATCTGCGCAGCCGGTTCTGGAACGTCCGCCAAGGAGTATGCACAACCATCATGCTGACTGTGCTTGGTCTGGCTGGCTGGTTTCTTGACTTGTTTCCGAAAGGAAACTTCACCGGCTTTGGTATTTTGCTTCTGCTGGGAACCGTCTTTGGTGTGCTGGAGGGCATTATCCACCTCCGCGTACCGGAACCGTCCGCCACTCCGGCACCCGCCGGAATCAGCTTGATGGAACGGCTGATCCGCCCGCTGCGTGACAGAAATTTCCGCTACTTTACCTTCGTCATGTGTATTTGGTTTTTCGGGCTGGGTTTGATCGGTCCGTTTACCATGGTCTATCTGAAGCAGGACTTCGGAGCACTTTACAGCCACCTTTCCACACTCCAAATGGCCGGACTGCTCGGTTCTATCGGCGCCAGTTTTTTTGCCGGGCGGCTGATTCAGCGCGCCGGTATCCGCACGTTCGGTATCGTCATGATGCTGCTGGCACCGCTCTTCAGCACAGTTTGGTTCTTCATGGATCATTCATCTTTCACGATGACCGTTCCGTTTATTGGAACCCTCACCTGCCCGCGCTTTGTTTTTCTGATGATCTGGACTTCACTGGGCGCCGGCAGCGTCTTTGCCGGTGTCGGCATTTACCAGCTCAACATGCTCACATCAATCGTTCCGCGTGACGGACGAACCATTGCCATGGCAATGCACTGGGTTTTAATTGGAGCCGTATCCGCCGTTGCTCCGCTGCTTGCCGGTCAGATTAAGGACATATTGGAATTGCATCCTGTGCACGTATCCCTTTACCACAGCACAGCATTTTCTTATGTGCATCTTCTGCTTATCCTGCATGCGGCTTTGATCTGGCTGCTGGCGCTGCCGCTGGCAAAAAAACTGAAGAGTGTGCCGACCGATATGACGGTGGTAAAAACGCTTTCACATATTTTTATTTCCAACCCGCTGCGCATGGCCCGCGAAATCTACGGCTTTAACGGTGTCATTATTTCCTCGGTTGAAAAAACAAAAGACATGGTCGTTCAGTCCGCCGGTCTGGCGATGGATGCCGTGGTTCAATCGGCCGAATCGGCCAAAGATGCCGTACAAAAACTCCTGCGCAACGACAAAGACAACGGCACCGGGAAACCGGCTAAATAGGAATCCCGCTCCTGCGGCGCAAAGTGTCCAATACGGACAGCGGAACGCATTGATCACCAAAACCGCGCCCGAGCGTAATATCCGGAGTGAGCGT from Kiritimatiellaceae bacterium carries:
- the lepA gene encoding elongation factor 4 — its product is MTDLSRIRNFSIIAHIDHGKSTLADRILQLTGAIEARKMKEQVLDAMDLERERGITIKAHPVSMKYVAKDGKEYLFNLIDTPGHVDFSYEVSRSLQACEGAILVVDAAQGVEAQTVSNAFLAAEHNLTVVPVLNKVELPNAQPELVARQIEELLAIDATNCLQVSAKSGKGVAELLEAVVERIPSPRPSKDSAVRGLVFDSKYDAFRGVVVYMRLFSGHLKAGEKVRMMSTGREYEIKEVGVFTPDPEVRKELTEGTVGYVIANIKDSSEIQIGDTMTTARNPAPDALPGFKEIHPMVFAGIYPIETSDYEKLGKGLDKLRLNDAAFSYQSESSVALGFGFRCGFLGLLHMEIVQERLRREFDLDIIASYPNVVYRIKKKNGEVIEIDNPTYLPDPTVIETMEEPFIKATIITPTVCLGDMMQLVMEKRGEITHTDSIDATRVMLTCDLPLNEVLIDFYDRLKSISRGYASMDYEYADYRLSDLVKMDILIHSEPVDAFSSIVHRSKAVPRGRQMCASLKDVIPKQAFSVAIQAALGGKIIARETIQAYRKDVTAKCYGGDISRKRKLLDRQKEGKKKMKSIGKVNIPQEAFIAVLKTKQE
- a CDS encoding Hsp33 family molecular chaperone HslO, which gives rise to MNDQLIKGYFKGLDVAFTYAVTTNAVNGIVLRHNCDPAAAHILGRAVTGALLSAAILPEGQRINVCWKYRGVLRTIIVDAGQDGTVRGFIAPPQLDLEEDNMDKLYGDLGDLQVVTSQTGKILNSGTAPVPLHDVAKDLAYYHCISDQVETGLNVMIGFNADPENPVRFCQGWMIQALPETDVERFDRLRRRMESPAFRELLSREADCEVLACLLTAEEADFSGLHRNVGPAPKFICPCNRDKMEAVVRTLPIPERMELVQKKEDVVILCQFCNKRYELTIDDCITAWNLKSDAGTP
- the rpe gene encoding ribulose-phosphate 3-epimerase, whose translation is MPKIEIMPSILAADMGNLETAIRQCERAGADQIHMDIMDGVFVPNISMGPAVVTMADRVTDLPMDVHLMLIQPQNHIKAFAGAGADTILIHIEADCDIDDTLNKIRGLGCKSGITVNPPTAVDSIFHCLEKGLVDEVLIMSVNPGFGGQKYIAAAESKVAEIRRRFPDMLISIDGGIDLETVKPAAAHGANLFVAGTSLFKAPDLKTAVAQMRANAEAAYCSKI